DNA from Candidatus Woesearchaeota archaeon:
AACCACAACGGTCAACCCGTTGAATGGCCGCTGTTTGGTGTGGGTGATTTTGACTGCGTGCTTGCGCAGCAATTCAGTGTACAGCGAGTTTGCATCTGATGATTCAGCCACTGCATTTGCTCGCACCAGAGGGGTAATATGTTCAAGCTCGGCATAGATTTTTTCAAGTGCCGTCTCGTCATCTTTTAATATCTCGCCAGATGGTAAGAAAAATTTAATCCCATTCATGTGTTCAGGAATGTGGCTGCCGGTAATCATGATGCCGCCGGCACATTTTTTTTCCTTGACATAGTACGCAATCGCGGGTGTTGGCGTAATTCCCTGAAACGAAACATCACATCCTTCGTCGGTAATGGCTTGTATCACGGCGTCCTTGATGTGCGGACTGCTCGGCCGCAGGTCCATGCCGATAGCAAAAACGCCTTTGCGCGACTGCGGCGCTGCGTAGGCGAGAAAGGCGCGCGTGATGGCATAACAGAAACTATCAGTCAGAGAGATATAATCCTGTGCCGAAGTTGATTCTGCATAGCCACGAATACCTGATGTCCCGAATAATTTTGTTTGTTTCATAGGCGTTCAATAACCTCAGGCGTTATTTCGGAAAATGAGCCGGCAATCAGGTCGGCATGTTGGAGCTCTTCTGCAGTGTTGCGTGAATTGAGGATGGCAATGCATTTCATGCCGGCGCTTTTTGCCGCGGTGATGCCGGTCTTTGAGTCTTCAATAACCACACAGTGATACGGATCTTCTTCCAGCAGGTGGGCAATTTTGAGGTACACTTCAGGATGTGGTTTTCCAACTTTGACGCCTTCGCCGCCGATGATGACATTGAATTTGTCGTCGATATTCAGCGTGGAAAGAACCGCATTGACGGCAACCATGCTCGTGGTGCTACCCAAACCGAGCTTGTACCCGCCGGTGGAAAGCTGGTGGATGAGTGCAACAACGCCATTCCGTGGCTGAATCGTGCCGCGCATCATGTCGCCGGCAAGATGGTCTTTTTTCATGATGAGGAGCTCACGGAATTGCACATCTTCTTTTGAGAGGTGGTTGAATTCTTCGAGCACAAGCCGCGTGCTGACGAGCCCGTGCTTGCCGCATATTTTTGAAAAATAATAAGTTCGGTCAATCGGTATGCCGATGGCTGTGTAGGTTTTAATCCATGCATCGCAGTGGAAGTCTTCGCTTTCCACAATGACGCCGTCCATGTCAAAGATGACTGTTTTCATGGGATCATGTCCTTTAATTTTTCTGGTGGAAAATCAATGTGCGCAAAAAGTTCTTGTTCAACTTGTTTTGCTTTTTCGATTTCATGCGTCCATTTCGGCAGGATTTTTGAAAGCCTTGCTTTTTTCCGTTCGTAGGCCTCTGCAGCGCGCTCATCGATGGTGACAATCGTGTCAATAAATACGCGCCAGTCGCTGTACCATTTTATTTTTTCTTCGATGGACATGCGCGCAGTGTCGTGCTCACCGTTTGCATCTTTGGTGCCACGAATGATAGCTGCCAATTCAGGATAGTTGGTATGCAGGATTTCGTACGCAATGGCGTCTTCGTGCATGCCAGCGTATTTTTTGCGGAGCTGAGCGTGCATCGCAATCTGTGCAGGAGTTGGATAAAAATTGAGTGTAGGATTTGGCGTGCTGATGTTTTCAAAGACGACTGCTTTCATCAAATCATGCAGGAGGCAGGCGCGTGAAACCAATTCAACGTTGACTGCCATTCCTTTTTTTTTGAGTTCCTGCGCCAAAAACGTGCCGACCTCGCACACTTTTTTGCAGTGGCTGAAAATGTTTGACGGCACGGCGTACGTTTCAAAGAGCGCAAGCGCTTCAGCATGCGTTGGCAGATTCATTGGTTCGCCTGCTCAAACGATTCTGTGTGGTGAAAAACATGGCCTTTGTCCATAATGGTATAGTCGACATAGTTGAATTCTTCCATTGCTTCACTGCGCATTTTTGCAAGATTTTCTGGATTGGGTGAAAAGACAAGCACGCTACCGCCGCCTGCGCCGAGTGGAAACGTGGTGCAATTGTGGCGTTCTGCCATGGCCTGTAATTTTTTGTGCGACTCGACCATGTAGCTGGCGCAGAGCTGGACACGGATATTTCTATATTCGTTAATCGCGTCAACCATGGCATGCCAGTGCTTGTTGCGCAGCGCTTCGCGAAAATTATACGCGAGCTCGCATTTTTTCTTGTGGAGCTTGAATCCATTTACTTTGCGCAGTTCGTCGTGCCATTTGGCGTTGGTGTCGGCGCTGTACCGTTCGTGGGTAAAATAAATGTCCATTCTGCTGCGCACGTCTGCGTAGTCCTCGGGCTTGAGCAGTTCTTGTCTGATGGAGGTGCCGTAGAAGTTGTCCTGCCCGGGAATGCCCCACGGAAACCAGACATAGTCGCGAATGCCGCCGAACACCGCAGCGGATTGTTCCTGCGTGCCCGTGATGCTGACGCCGAGATCATGCTCAATCATTGAGGCCATGCCGATGATTTGATGATTGGTAAATCGGTTGCCAGTCAGCTTGTTGGCAAGCAAACAAACACCGACCGTAACGGCCGCACTGCCGCCGAGTCCTGCAGATTTTAATTCCGGGCGCTCGTTTTTTACGATGAATTTCACGCCGTCGAGATTGAATGTGTCCATGATGCGCAGCAGCCAGTTTTCTCTCGTCGGAGGAATGGCGTCTTTGTTGTAGATGTAACTAAATCCAAAATCAATACTCTCAACACCCAGCTTGCCCAACTCGATGGGCACCGCAGTAATTTCCGTGCCAACAGAAATGGAAATGCCAACGGTGCGTGGAAACGTGTTGCTCCATTCCATTTTCGGATCGGCATGCGGATTTGCAGGAATATCAGTAAGGTGCCAAAATGATTGCTGGAACATACGCAGGTCAAGGCTGGAGCCCGGCCCGTCGATTCTGTTGAATACTTTGATGCTGGGCAGTTTCCCTTCTTCCTTTGCTTTGGTGAGTATTGTATGGATGTGATTCATCGTAAACCCCCACTATGCCGACGAGCGACTACCGAACGCCGAATGCCTAACAAATGTCTTCCCATTCTTTAATCGCTTTTTCATAGCGTTCCATGGTGCCGGTGTCAAACCATTGGCCGTCCGATACAAACCCAAATAGTTTTCCTTCGCCCGCAAGTTTTGGAAACACACTTTTTTCGAGCATGCAAAAGCCCGGGCTGATGTACTTCAGTACGTCGGGCTCCATAATGTAAAACCCCGAGCTGATGAGATTGCTCGGCGCTTGTTCGCGGGCTGGCTTTTCAACAAACTCAAGGATGCGTTCTCCTTCAAAGCGCGCAACGCCGTACTGGCTGGGGTCTTCGACACGCACCAGCGCGATGGTGACAAGCGCGTTATTTTTTTTGTGGAGCGCGAGCATTTTTTGAATGTCGATTTTTTTCAGCTCATCGCCGTTGGAGCAGATGAATGTTTCGGTGAGCAGGTGCTTGCCGAGCAGCAGCGGGCCGCCGGTGCCCACCGGCTCGGTCTCTTCAATATAATCCAACGCAATGCCGAGCTTTTCGCCGTTTTGAAAGTGCGCACGAATTTTGTCCCGCATGTGGCCGACTGCCAGCGTGACATTGGTGACGCCGTGCTTTTTAAGCAGGTCAATAAGGTGCTCGGTTAATGGCCTGCCATGTACCGGAATAAGCGCTTTTGGAATCTCGTAGGTTATAGGCCGGAGACGGGTTCCAAGGCCCCCTGCAAGGATGACTGCTCGGTTGATCATTTGACCACGGTGGTACCAAGGGGTATTTAAATTTAATGAGCTCAAAAACACAACTTTTAAATACCCCCTCGTTGTTGTTCATCTTGAACGGCCATAGGGGCGTGGTCCTACCCGGTCCCATTCCGAACCCGGCAGTCAAGAACGCCTCCGTTTCCGGTTGTACTGCACTCCGTGCGGGAACCCGGGAAAGCTGTTCACCTTTTTTTCTAAAACAACAAAAAGAAGTGTACCAAAATGATACTGAATAGTTAAAAATAATTAAAAAAATTATTCTGGACGGTCAGGAATTCTCAACGGCAAGCGTGCTGTATTTTCGTAATACATGACGCTTAGATTTCCTGAATGAGGCATTCCTGCAGGAACACCGGGCTTGTAGAAACGTGAATCCTTCACAAAGCCAAGTTGAGCCATAGACCGGAGCTCAGGGAAGCGTGTTTCTGTTGCATCTTCGCTCACCAGAAAATCAACACCGCGACGCTCCATACGTGTAGCAAGTGCTTCCACCAATGCAAGGCCGTATCCTTGACGCCTGAATTCTGGCTCGATGCCGATGCGGATAACTTCGGCAACGGTTTTCGCCTCATATCGTTGAGGCTCTGTTGGAGCCGATTGGCGATCGTGCACTGCAAGAACGCGGTAATCAAGAAATCCGATGCTTCCTGTTTTCGTGTCTGACTGTGGTGAAACGTCGGAAAACACGCGGCGCTCTGAAGCAGAAACAACCGAACCAACAATCAGGCGTTCAGCGTGGATTATTATATCAGAACTCCACATCTCGGCGAAGTCTTGGCTTAGCTGTTCTTTTACCCAACCAATATAGTTGACTCGAACAATACCTTCTGATTCACTGGTAACCATGAGCAAAACCTCCGAACGACGGAATTATACGGTGATTTATAAGATTTTGCCTTTTTGGGCGATAGGTTTAAAAGCAAGGCCTTTTCGGAGTGGTTGCATGCTCGCTGAGAAGTTGAACAAGAGAAAAAGAAAAACAGCACTGTATGGAGCCATAGCACTCATCGGCATGGGCGCTATTAGGGGAATAGACCGCACTACGCCGTATGGCCAGAATCCCGAGCCAGCAGCCAACCGAGTGTGTTCAGTGCCGAATTATACGGTCGATGATATTCTTGAAGGTGTGCCAATTGAAAAAGCGGTTGGTGTTGGTGACTATCTTGATTTGAGAAGAACACACGCAGATATGGTGGTGTTCATGCACGATAATAGCCCCAGTTCGGTTGGGCTTGCACGCGTGGTGCAGAAGCTTGTTGCTGCATTTCCCCAAGCGTATTTTGTTGCGTATGAATCAGCCCGTGATTTCAATGATGAAGGCCAAAACATTGTGCTGCCGGCACTGGTGGTGTACCGTGATGCAGAACAGCGCAGAACCTATCAGGCGTATGCTGTACGCGAACGAAACATTGATGCAGCCGTTGCCAGAATTACTGAAGATGTTCAGCGAGTGTTTGCCCAGTAAGACAGATTGAGAAACAGATTTATTTTCCCTTCCAGTTTATGAAGGTATCTTTCTTTTTATTGATGAAATAGACCATCAGCAGGAACGTCACCACGAGTATAATGAATCCAAGTTTGCTGCGCGTGTCAAAGTAGCGGATGGTCGCGCCAAACGTCGTTGCGATGCTTCCCAAAAACAGCCCCATGGAGACGCTGTCTTTCAGTGCAGGAATAAACACTGCCCCTAACAGAACGACGAGGTTAAAGAGGGTGATGAAAACGTACTTTGTTCCTTCATACTGCAGTTTTTCCTGCTCCCATTTCTCCTGTTCCTGCTGGTTTTGCTGCTGGCACACGCGCTGTTTTTCTGAAATGTCGCCGCGCAGCGCTTCAGTGCCGTCTTCCGGCCGCGCAGGATAGGGATATTTGTTGTAGCAGTCAATCGATGGCTGATAATAGGAATGCGTGCCGGTATATTGCGGGAAAAAGACATTGGCACCTAAGAATACCATTGGGATGTAGAGGAGAACGATGATCAACACTGATATGAGTTTGGTCCAGTTCATAAAAGTAATGAGAGCACGTTGAGATTATAAAGTTTACGCATTAGCCCAGGTGACTCACGTGGCGTTCCTCAACAGGCACCGACGCGTAGTGCCGAGTGAGAGAGTCTGCGCGAAAAAAACCGGCGGCAAGGCTTCCCGTAAGAATCGTGAAAAATTGGACAGCGCCTTTGACCGGCGAGCCTCCTTGGTAATCAGTAATTGATGCAAGCGCGGAAAGGCCCATTATTGTAAAAATACCTGCACATGCGTATTTATAGAGTGTGCGTTCGTAAAGCGATGGACGGCCAAGAAGGGCAAGCGAATGAGCAGAATGAACACTATCATGAAACGACCCCTGCACTGCACGTTGCTCAAGTGTTGACGAGGATGAAAACAGGTGAGGAGCAACAAGCCCTGAGATAGAGGGCGCCGAGTCTCCGAGCAAAGCTGCTTTTTTAGCATAGAACATTTCTTGCCAACGGGGTATTTCAGGATACAACGTGACATGAGCGCCATCGACAACGCGATGTACCGGAATCGAGCGTTTTTTAAACATAGGGACAGATACAAATAACAAGTAGATAAACATTTCGGAAAAGCTTAAATACAGAGCCAAAAAACAGATACAAATGATAAGCGTAACTGATATTGGGAATTTGTTAGATGAATTGCTTGGAGAAGGAAGTTTTTCAGAAACAAGCCCTTTTGAAATAAGTGCTTATGATACACACACAAAATTTCTCTATGCGTGTCAACTTTGGAAGAAAAAAGGGGAAGTATATATTGAGGAACAAAGACAGGTAGATTATGTGATGATAAATATGAATGATTATAAACTGAAAAGAACAAAGAATGGATGGAAAATTGATTGGCGCGACCTTAAACCATGTCAAGAAGTTAGAAAGGACAAAGAAAGAGAGCTCGAAGAGACGTATGACCACATACGAAATGCGTTGGTGCCACAACAGCGAGAGATTGGCTCGCCATCAACACGTTTGATAGAAGGAAATTAATATCATTTCAACAAAATTTAAAAAAGAACAAACAAAACATAGTTCATGCTCACCGTCTGCCCTGAATGCAAGGAAAAGCTCCATGAAGGCCAGCATAAGTTTGCTGATGGATTCTACACAATAAAATATTGCAAGCAGTGTGGGTTCCGGGAAGAGAAGCCGGAGAACATAAAAAAAGTTAAAATAAATCCTTGTTAAACTTCAGCTGCAGCGACCGTGGCCCCAGCACGCAAATCTCGCTGACCATTCCTGGCTTCACGCCGTACGCCGTAAGTTTTTTCGGCAGCAGCGCAGCGATGGATGAGCCGACTTTGATGATTTTGCGGGAGGAGTGAATGTGCTGGTTGGCTTTTTTAAGTTCCAAAGCATATTCAGCTTGTGAACGCGAGAAGGTAATCTCTTTACAGCGAGTACATTGATAGCCAGGTATCAAAAATTCCATGAAAGGAACTTCTCCAACGGTGATAGTTCCTCCACAATTACAGGGATATTCTTTTTTACGCATTTCCATGTTTCCAAAACCTCGTGATGATTCGTAGTATGTTCGGTTTTATGTCGGTGATGACAAAATATGTTTTGTTGTATTCCTTAAAATATTTTTTGAAACAAATGCGACTGAGCTTGGCATTTGATCTATGAGGAACGATGCTTCCTTCGCGAACAACGACATCAAACAAATCGATTTCCTGGATATCTGACAGCCGTTCGTAAAGCAGATGATTGCTATAACCGATCGGCACTTCTTTTCGATCGATCA
Protein-coding regions in this window:
- a CDS encoding HAD family phosphatase, producing the protein MKTVIFDMDGVIVESEDFHCDAWIKTYTAIGIPIDRTYYFSKICGKHGLVSTRLVLEEFNHLSKEDVQFRELLIMKKDHLAGDMMRGTIQPRNGVVALIHQLSTGGYKLGLGSTTSMVAVNAVLSTLNIDDKFNVIIGGEGVKVGKPHPEVYLKIAHLLEEDPYHCVVIEDSKTGITAAKSAGMKCIAILNSRNTAEELQHADLIAGSFSEITPEVIERL
- a CDS encoding HDIG domain-containing protein; translation: MNLPTHAEALALFETYAVPSNIFSHCKKVCEVGTFLAQELKKKGMAVNVELVSRACLLHDLMKAVVFENISTPNPTLNFYPTPAQIAMHAQLRKKYAGMHEDAIAYEILHTNYPELAAIIRGTKDANGEHDTARMSIEEKIKWYSDWRVFIDTIVTIDERAAEAYERKKARLSKILPKWTHEIEKAKQVEQELFAHIDFPPEKLKDMIP
- a CDS encoding GHMP kinase, whose amino-acid sequence is MNHIHTILTKAKEEGKLPSIKVFNRIDGPGSSLDLRMFQQSFWHLTDIPANPHADPKMEWSNTFPRTVGISISVGTEITAVPIELGKLGVESIDFGFSYIYNKDAIPPTRENWLLRIMDTFNLDGVKFIVKNERPELKSAGLGGSAAVTVGVCLLANKLTGNRFTNHQIIGMASMIEHDLGVSITGTQEQSAAVFGGIRDYVWFPWGIPGQDNFYGTSIRQELLKPEDYADVRSRMDIYFTHERYSADTNAKWHDELRKVNGFKLHKKKCELAYNFREALRNKHWHAMVDAINEYRNIRVQLCASYMVESHKKLQAMAERHNCTTFPLGAGGGSVLVFSPNPENLAKMRSEAMEEFNYVDYTIMDKGHVFHHTESFEQANQ
- a CDS encoding nucleotidyltransferase family protein, with product MINRAVILAGGLGTRLRPITYEIPKALIPVHGRPLTEHLIDLLKKHGVTNVTLAVGHMRDKIRAHFQNGEKLGIALDYIEETEPVGTGGPLLLGKHLLTETFICSNGDELKKIDIQKMLALHKKNNALVTIALVRVEDPSQYGVARFEGERILEFVEKPAREQAPSNLISSGFYIMEPDVLKYISPGFCMLEKSVFPKLAGEGKLFGFVSDGQWFDTGTMERYEKAIKEWEDIC
- a CDS encoding GNAT family N-acetyltransferase translates to MVTSESEGIVRVNYIGWVKEQLSQDFAEMWSSDIIIHAERLIVGSVVSASERRVFSDVSPQSDTKTGSIGFLDYRVLAVHDRQSAPTEPQRYEAKTVAEVIRIGIEPEFRRQGYGLALVEALATRMERRGVDFLVSEDATETRFPELRSMAQLGFVKDSRFYKPGVPAGMPHSGNLSVMYYENTARLPLRIPDRPE